One genomic segment of Echeneis naucrates chromosome 18, fEcheNa1.1, whole genome shotgun sequence includes these proteins:
- the gal3st3 gene encoding galactose-3-O-sulfotransferase 3, with translation MSQKKIFLVIIAISTVSLLLHHGGHFSWPMEAFHLGCPSLRSHPATGLKPKSTNVAFLKTHKTASTTMQNLLFRFAERNNLTVALPVQACSHQFCYPRVFTSHFVHPHTMPPNIITSHMRFNKAELQRLMPNDTIYVTILREPGSMFESLFSYYNQYCQSFKRVPNGSLEAFLEEPWRYYRPDEKDSMYARNTLTFDLGGDKDRPATDVAYARAFVAEVDRVFSLVMIAEYFDESLVLLRHLLSWDLDDILYVKLNMRTLSSKRSLSPGLPSKIRAWNSLDARLYDHFNASLWRQLSALGPACVAREVRLLRRAQDRLMKSCFGEQMPLLRSASQIKNKDLRPWQPIGKVDIVGYDLPVNLSHGFSSQSQELCLKLIMPEVQYTRVLLRSQSLNYRRNYQLRSPQQPRTLQQPIRTVLPRHQAHRSQQAPAGTGSTSTSKPAAGTQVFAGEGMAKRHREKERP, from the exons ATGTCGCAGAAGAAGATATTCCTGGTGATCATTGCCATCAGTACCGTCAGTCTTCTGCTGCACCATGGGGGCCACTTCAGCTG GCCCATGGAGGCTTTTCACCTCGGCTGCCCTTCCCTCCGTTCTCATCCCGCCACAGGCCTGAAACCCAAAAGCACCAATGTGGCCTTCCTCAAGACCCACAAAACGGCCAGCACCACCATGCAGAACCTGCTTTTCCGCTTTGCAGAGCGCAACAACCTGACGGTGGCGTTGCCCGTGCAGGCGTGCAGCCACCAGTTCTGCTACCCACGTGTCTTCACCTCGCACTTTGTCCATCCGCACACAATGCCGCCGAACATCATCACCAGCCACATGCGCTTCAACAAGGCGGAGCTGCAGCGCCTGATGCCGAACGACACGATATATGTCACAATACTGAGAGAGCCTGGATCCATGTTTGAATCCTTGTTTAGTTACTACAATCAGTATTGTCAGAGCTTCAAGAGGGTCCCTAACGGCTCCCTGGAGGCGTTCTTAGAGGAGCCCTGGCGTTACTACCGGCCAGATGAAAAAGACTCCATGTATGCACGCAacaccttgacctttgacctgggAGGAGACAAGGACCGACCAGCAACAGATGTAGCGTATGCCCGGGCCTTTGTTGCAGAGGTTGATCGGGTTTTCTCCCTCGTGATGATTGCTGAATACTTTGATGAGTCGCTGGTTCTCCTTCGCCATCTCCTCTCATGGGATCTGGATGACATTCTGTATGTGAAGCTCAACATGCGGACCCTGAGCTCGAAACGGAGCCTGTCGCCAGGTCTTCCTTCCAAGATCCGGGCCTGGAATTCCTTAGATGCTCGTCTGTACGATCACTTCAATGCCTCCCTGTGGCGCCAGCTGTCAGCCCTGGGCCCTGCATGCGTGGCGAGGGAGGTGCGACTCCTTCGACGAGCTCAGGATAGACTCATGAAGAGCTGCTTTGGTGAGCAGATGCCTCTTCTGCGCTCAGCATCGCAGATCAAAAACAAGGATCTGCGGCCCTGGCAGCCAATTGGAAAAGTAGACATTGTGGGCTACGATCTACCAGTAAATCTCAGCCACGGCTTCTCGAGCCAGTCCCAGGAGCTCTGCCTCAAGCTCATCATGCCAGAGGTCCAGTACACACGTGTTCTCCTACGTTCCCAGTCCCTGAACTACCGTCGAAACTATCAGCTCCGCTCTCCACAGCAGCCACGTACCCTTCAGCAGCCCATACGCACAGTCCTGCCTCGACATCAAGCCCACCGCAGTCAACAAGCACCTGCAGGAACCGGGTCCACCTCCACCTCAAAGCCTGCTGCAGGAACTCAAG TGTTTGCGGGAGAAGGGATGGCtaaaagacacagagaaaaagagcgACCTTAG